From one Lotus japonicus ecotype B-129 chromosome 3, LjGifu_v1.2 genomic stretch:
- the LOC130744174 gene encoding uncharacterized protein LOC130744174 — protein MKRRSDYDLQAKTSAELLQLYKVKLEGANNLKKMKGSSQIQQQKKNQSQQSEDQRKNHVSFRKSVQVEESSSIQQKIQQQRQQPVNSTKSNQEDHSDEQGSKKKHMMQPLSTRIELQATRSTQIPEAHFRELIDYWRLEAIKEISAKNARNIAQQKWRHRVGPISFACIRERLRASKEDGESSTQADIFIETRKSKKGKKVDEETNNVITKLHDLVENCGQSSSEAFKQVFGDERPGRVRCYGRTMTPSVFKRNNEIAEIEKKHAKEVQRLTDKVHDMEAKHEDMERKFQILLRTMLNHTDNAVDLDPLAALLLPSDDNGPLYSSTSVHAPNNQEQNDGGMMAEEDDATL, from the exons atgaaaagaagaagTGATTATGATCTCCAAGCTAAGACTAGTGCTGAATTGCTTCAGCTGTACAAAGTGAAATTGGAAGGTGCTAACAatttgaagaaaatgaaggggTCTAGTCAAATACAACAGCAAAAGAAAAACCAGAGCCAGCAAAGCGAAGATCAAAGGAAGAACCATGTGAGTTTTAGAAAATCAGTTCAAGTAGAAGAATCTTCCTCTATACAACAAAAAATACAGCAGCAGAGGCAGCAACCGGTGAACTCTACGAAATCTAACCAAGAGGATCATTCTGATGAACAAGGctccaaaaaaaaacatatgatGCAACCATTGAGCACTAGAATAGAACTACAAGCAACTAGATCTACTCAAATTCCAG AGGCACACTTTAGAGAGTTGATAGATTATTGGAGGCTTGAAGCAATTAAA GAAATCAGTGCCAAAAATGCTAGAAATATAGCACAGCAGAAATGGAGACACCGAGTGGGGCCTATAAGCTTTGCTTGTATAAGGGAGAGATTG CGTGCAAGCAAAGAGGATGGAGAGAGCTCTACTCAAGCTGATATTTTCATTGAAACTCGTAAAagcaagaaaggaaaaaaggtgGATGAAGAAACAAATAATGTGATT ACAAAACTTCATGACTTGGTTGAAAATTGTGGTCAatcttcttctgaagcttttaAGCAAGTGTTTGGCGACGAAAGACCGGGGAGAGTGCGATGCTACGGGAGAACTATGACACCAAGTGTCTTCAAAAGGAATAATGAAATAGCTGAAATTGAGAAAAAACATGCGAAGGAAGTCCAACGTTTAACTGATAAGGTGCATGACATGGAGGCAAAGCATGAGGACATGGAGcgaaaatttcaaattcttctacGGACCATGCTGAACCATACTGACAACGCAGTTGATTTGGATCCTTTAGCTGCCTTGTTACTCCCCAGTGATGACAATGGCCCTCTATATTCATCTACATCTGTGCATGCTCCAAATAATCAAGAG CAAAATGATGGTGGCATGATGGCGGAAGAAGATGATGCTACACTTTGA